The following are from one region of the Amylibacter sp. IMCC11727 genome:
- a CDS encoding DUF1801 domain-containing protein, producing the protein MKPEIKRAFDAVEAPERETLLAARDLIFDCAGDIAVEECLKWGQPSYVAPKGSTLRLGVTKAGQAAIYAHCQSSIVSDFAAQFGADFEIEGNRAVMLGDFTPEDQDKLRALIRHGLTYKVKS; encoded by the coding sequence ATGAAACCAGAGATTAAACGTGCGTTTGATGCGGTTGAAGCGCCAGAGCGGGAAACGTTATTGGCGGCGCGGGATCTGATTTTCGATTGCGCGGGGGACATCGCGGTTGAGGAGTGTTTGAAGTGGGGGCAGCCGTCGTATGTTGCGCCCAAGGGTTCAACGCTGCGGTTGGGGGTGACCAAGGCAGGGCAGGCGGCGATTTATGCCCATTGTCAAAGTTCGATTGTGTCGGATTTTGCCGCGCAATTTGGAGCGGATTTTGAGATTGAGGGCAACCGTGCCGTGATGTTGGGGGATTTCACGCCAGAGGATCAGGACAAGCTGCGTGCCCTGATCCGTCATGGACTTACCTACAAAGTTAAATCGTAG
- a CDS encoding NAD(P)H-dependent oxidoreductase, with product MTKLLGISGSLRKNSHNTFLLAAAAKSFGGDYTLADLNLPLYDGDIEENEGIPAAVQTLYDQVQGADAILISTPEYNGNLSGVLKNALDWISRIKPMPMGDKPVAIMSATAGRAGGVMALNSLRLCLTAFQPRLLHGPLVAVAASYAAFNDDGSLKEESYQNAVDGLMEKLKSTI from the coding sequence ATGACAAAACTTCTTGGTATTTCTGGCTCCCTTCGCAAAAACAGCCACAACACATTTTTGCTTGCCGCTGCTGCGAAATCCTTCGGGGGCGACTACACGCTCGCAGACCTGAACTTGCCTCTCTACGATGGTGACATCGAAGAAAACGAAGGCATCCCTGCCGCGGTTCAAACGCTCTACGATCAGGTACAAGGCGCGGATGCGATCCTTATTTCTACGCCCGAATACAACGGCAACCTGTCGGGTGTTCTGAAAAATGCGCTCGATTGGATCAGCCGCATCAAACCCATGCCAATGGGCGACAAACCTGTCGCAATCATGTCCGCAACTGCGGGTCGTGCAGGCGGCGTTATGGCGCTCAACTCTCTGCGCCTCTGCCTCACCGCATTTCAGCCCCGTCTGCTGCACGGCCCCCTTGTGGCGGTCGCGGCCAGCTACGCAGCATTCAACGATGATGGCTCGCTCAAAGAAGAAAGCTATCAAAACGCGGTCGATGGCCTGATGGAAAAGCTGAAGTCTACGATTTAA
- a CDS encoding glycosyltransferase family 2 protein yields MILGVTCLRNEGPYVVDWIAHHLAAGFDHMLVLTHDCDDGSAELLNALSADDRITHLPFEFNADKTVQWQALNIAKKHPLVKDAEWVMFFDCDEYMNLPEGNVKTLVASMPEAEAIAFPWRLFGAAGQEVYDTAPVTERFRMCAPHGMNYPLSCLFKTLFKPSAFRQMGVHRPRNKKDQVAVWYASNGQKLPDQIVQQDKAISLMNAVRFDEDMAYMNHYSVRSAQEFMLKSVRGLPNHMDRRIDLSYWAERNFNVVEDTAIDRMADATVVVRGELLALPDVDILHTGSCEEHKRRIAVMLDDLENVRLIWRLGLLASSTPPPMDRAMRYIKTQIRMKKYNG; encoded by the coding sequence ATGATTTTAGGTGTGACCTGTTTGCGCAATGAAGGGCCGTATGTGGTTGATTGGATCGCGCATCATTTGGCGGCTGGGTTTGATCACATGCTGGTGCTGACCCACGATTGCGATGATGGCAGTGCGGAATTGCTCAATGCGCTGAGCGCGGATGATCGCATCACGCATCTGCCGTTTGAATTTAACGCAGACAAAACCGTGCAGTGGCAGGCGTTGAATATCGCCAAGAAACATCCGTTGGTGAAGGATGCGGAATGGGTGATGTTTTTCGATTGTGATGAATACATGAACCTGCCCGAAGGGAACGTGAAAACGCTGGTGGCCAGTATGCCGGAGGCGGAGGCGATTGCCTTTCCGTGGCGATTGTTTGGGGCAGCGGGGCAAGAGGTGTATGACACTGCGCCAGTAACGGAGCGGTTTCGCATGTGCGCGCCCCATGGGATGAATTATCCATTGTCGTGCCTGTTTAAGACGTTGTTTAAACCATCAGCGTTTCGCCAAATGGGGGTGCATCGTCCGCGCAACAAAAAAGATCAGGTGGCGGTTTGGTATGCGTCGAACGGGCAAAAGCTGCCCGATCAAATTGTGCAGCAGGATAAGGCGATTTCGCTGATGAATGCGGTGCGGTTTGATGAAGACATGGCGTATATGAACCATTATTCGGTGCGGTCTGCGCAAGAGTTCATGCTGAAATCTGTGCGCGGTTTGCCCAACCACATGGATCGCAGAATTGATCTGTCCTACTGGGCGGAGCGGAATTTCAACGTGGTCGAAGACACGGCGATTGATCGAATGGCAGATGCCACAGTTGTGGTCCGTGGTGAATTGTTGGCGCTGCCTGATGTGGACATTCTGCATACGGGCAGTTGTGAAGAGCATAAACGGCGGATTGCTGTGATGCTGGACGATCTTGAAAATGTGCGTCTGATCTGGCGGTTGGGATTGCTGGCAAGCAGCACGCCGCCACCGATGGATCGGGCCATGCGGTATATCAAAACTCAGATTCGGATGAAAAAATACAATGGCTAA